One genomic region from Nitrospinota bacterium encodes:
- a CDS encoding ATP-binding protein: MIWQVDADVPNCLKGDPYRLRQILTNLIGNSIKFTDTGSVLIHIENNLEEKNEESLRFSVTDTGIGIPTDKLGSIFTSFSQASSDTTRKYGGTGLGLSITRQLVEKMKGTIWVESQLGEGSTFFFTTQFETANDDEKSVALANSVNLSGNSRVVTPHNTEPDLTGDGDEENKSLKILLAEDSPDNQLLIKLYLKKTNHELDIAENGEIAVKKFISGNYDLVLMDIQMPVMDGYSAAKKIREWEKEKNVKEVSILALTAHALNGEKERCVQAGCSDYLTKPIKKDKLLQIIDDYAEKKGEVVIG, translated from the coding sequence TTGATTTGGCAAGTGGATGCAGACGTTCCCAACTGTCTGAAGGGCGACCCCTATAGACTGCGCCAGATCTTGACCAATCTGATAGGCAATTCCATTAAATTCACTGACACCGGGTCGGTTCTTATTCACATCGAAAATAACCTTGAAGAGAAAAATGAAGAGTCGCTGAGATTTTCGGTGACCGATACAGGGATTGGAATTCCAACAGATAAACTGGGTTCTATTTTTACAAGTTTCAGCCAGGCCAGTTCGGACACGACCCGCAAGTATGGAGGAACGGGGCTGGGGTTGAGCATTACCCGACAACTTGTGGAGAAAATGAAGGGAACTATTTGGGTGGAAAGTCAGTTAGGTGAGGGCAGTACTTTTTTCTTCACGACTCAATTTGAAACTGCAAACGATGATGAAAAATCCGTTGCCCTTGCAAACAGCGTTAACCTTTCGGGTAACAGTCGGGTTGTGACGCCTCATAATACGGAACCTGATTTAACAGGCGATGGTGATGAGGAAAATAAATCGTTGAAGATCTTGCTTGCTGAAGATTCTCCGGACAATCAATTGTTGATTAAGTTGTACCTTAAAAAAACAAACCATGAGCTGGATATTGCCGAAAATGGGGAAATCGCCGTAAAAAAATTCATTTCTGGGAATTACGATCTGGTTCTGATGGATATCCAAATGCCTGTCATGGATGGTTATTCGGCTGCGAAAAAAATCCGTGAATGGGAAAAGGAAAAAAATGTTAAAGAAGTTTCCATCCTCGCGTTGACCGCTCATGCGCTGAATGGGGAAAAGGAACGGTGTGTGCAGGCCGGGTGTTCTGATTATTTGACCAAGCCCATTAAAAAGGATAAATTGCTGCAAATTATTGACGATTATGCAGAGAAAAAAGGCGAGGTCGTTATTGGATAA
- a CDS encoding PAS domain S-box protein, translating into MEKNNQRFTTEEQMRARIEFLENREGLQVYSLDWLSTLGEFQRQSNMELSTQSILDMACKHLKHLIDLEVTAFYLVDKEDSDLILTHLDPKDEEYDFQEEFGFHVDQGTVAWTLNQNRPVIVESRQSGQKIIFHTLATRASVQGLFAGVVADERQLENEGFHYLLTILLQHTANSLESSSFYKLLSEQNQNLEKIVKNRTGKLENQTVQLKKEVAERQRAILALESSETRIQMIVDNVAAGIISTDAHGRIKSYNYMAEKIFGYSASEVIGQPVKLLIPPRYYETEKQHLDTRISNIAGLTDEVEGLRRDKSEVPLNIAVNEMFVEGKRMFTGIFHDITEQKKARAQQAMQFSLTKLFADSRSMEEAIPDILKVIGEFLHWDLSFYWEMNEAEAGLQCKYGWRSDFIQGKNFQEFERQTHEIIFPDGVGLPGRIWETQAPAWIPDVTQDSNFPRAPYAAKIGLHSGFGFPVIASQQVIGVIEVFTRKICRLDENPANLLISLGSQIGQFAERKNAEVEIVKAKEEADRANMAKSDFLANMSHEIRTPMNSIIGMADLLAESPLSSEQKQYVQLFRSAGESLLMLINDILDLSKIESGSFDMECVPFFIRDLVEKTVQIMDVRAQ; encoded by the coding sequence ATGGAAAAAAATAACCAGCGGTTTACGACCGAAGAGCAGATGCGGGCTCGCATCGAATTTCTGGAAAATCGAGAAGGTCTGCAGGTTTATAGTTTGGATTGGCTGTCCACGCTTGGCGAGTTTCAACGCCAAAGCAATATGGAGCTTAGCACCCAGTCCATATTGGATATGGCCTGCAAACATCTAAAGCATTTGATCGACTTGGAAGTCACGGCTTTTTATCTGGTGGATAAAGAAGATTCCGATTTAATTTTAACTCATTTGGACCCCAAGGATGAGGAGTACGATTTTCAAGAAGAATTTGGTTTTCATGTGGACCAGGGAACCGTTGCCTGGACTCTGAATCAGAACAGGCCGGTGATTGTTGAGTCACGTCAATCGGGTCAAAAAATAATCTTTCATACTCTGGCCACACGGGCATCTGTTCAGGGTTTGTTTGCCGGGGTGGTTGCAGATGAAAGGCAATTGGAAAATGAAGGGTTTCATTATTTGCTGACGATCCTTTTGCAACATACAGCTAATTCACTGGAAAGTTCGTCGTTCTATAAACTCCTTTCCGAACAGAATCAGAATCTCGAAAAAATCGTCAAGAACCGAACGGGAAAATTGGAAAATCAAACCGTTCAGTTGAAAAAAGAAGTTGCCGAGCGTCAGAGGGCAATCCTGGCCCTGGAATCCAGTGAGACCCGGATTCAAATGATAGTTGACAATGTGGCGGCAGGGATCATTAGCACGGATGCGCACGGAAGGATAAAATCCTACAATTACATGGCGGAAAAAATATTTGGATACTCAGCATCGGAAGTTATAGGCCAGCCTGTCAAATTGTTGATCCCGCCACGATATTATGAAACAGAAAAGCAACATCTCGATACCCGGATTTCAAATATTGCGGGTCTTACTGATGAGGTTGAGGGTCTACGCAGGGACAAGTCCGAAGTTCCTTTAAACATCGCTGTCAATGAAATGTTTGTCGAAGGAAAACGCATGTTTACGGGGATTTTTCATGACATCACAGAGCAAAAAAAAGCGCGCGCCCAACAGGCCATGCAATTTTCACTGACCAAGCTTTTTGCAGACTCGCGAAGTATGGAAGAGGCGATTCCAGATATTCTCAAAGTAATTGGCGAGTTTTTGCACTGGGATCTCAGTTTTTACTGGGAGATGAACGAAGCGGAGGCCGGCTTGCAGTGCAAATACGGTTGGCGCTCTGACTTTATTCAAGGCAAAAATTTCCAGGAGTTTGAGAGACAAACGCATGAAATTATATTTCCTGATGGGGTCGGTTTGCCGGGGAGGATTTGGGAAACCCAGGCGCCAGCATGGATACCCGATGTTACTCAGGACAGCAACTTCCCGCGGGCGCCATATGCCGCTAAAATAGGTCTTCACTCAGGATTTGGTTTCCCGGTGATCGCATCTCAACAGGTGATCGGCGTGATCGAAGTTTTTACCCGGAAGATTTGCAGGCTTGATGAAAATCCTGCGAATTTACTTATCAGTTTGGGAAGTCAAATCGGACAATTTGCCGAGCGAAAAAATGCTGAAGTGGAAATCGTCAAGGCCAAGGAGGAAGCGGATCGGGCCAACATGGCAAAAAGCGATTTCTTAGCCAATATGAGCCATGAAATTCGAACACCGATGAATTCCATCATCGGCATGGCTGACCTGTTGGCGGAATCCCCCTTGTCTTCAGAACAAAAGCAGTATGTTCAATTATTCCGTTCTGCGGGGGAAAGTCTTTTAATGCTGATCAACGATATACTGGATCTTTCGAAAATTGAATCCGGGAGCTTTGATATGGAATGTGTTCCATTTTTCATCCGCGACCTGGTCGAAAAAACTGTGCAGATTATGGATGTGCGGGCGCAGTAA
- a CDS encoding HDOD domain-containing protein, with translation MKQDVESVLDLSCQISSLPSLFKQINKAVEDPESSLLDIARLISGDSVLSARLLKLANSSFFGFPSQIETVTHAVTVIGMAQIRDLVLAVMVTSRFKHLPPELIDMKDFWFHSIACGLAARVIATYRHETNVERFYVMGMFHDLGRLLLLMNFANPVKDIALRVKEKKASFQQLEREVIGCDHAEVGGALLKRWKLPESLSEPIACQHDPSIAINFPVEAAILHIADIIAHALILGGSGDPFVPRLDTEAWKKIDLPVSLLPAIVNQVDRQFPGATQMFLPEE, from the coding sequence ATGAAACAAGATGTGGAAAGTGTATTGGATCTTTCATGCCAGATTTCCTCCCTGCCGAGTCTGTTTAAACAGATCAATAAAGCCGTTGAAGATCCCGAAAGTTCTCTTTTGGATATTGCCAGGTTGATCAGTGGAGATTCTGTGCTTTCCGCCCGCTTGTTAAAACTGGCAAACAGTTCCTTTTTTGGGTTCCCATCTCAAATCGAAACTGTCACTCACGCCGTCACCGTGATTGGGATGGCGCAAATACGGGATTTGGTTCTGGCGGTGATGGTCACCAGCCGGTTCAAGCACCTGCCTCCAGAATTGATCGATATGAAAGATTTTTGGTTTCACAGTATTGCCTGTGGCCTGGCGGCGAGAGTCATTGCGACGTATCGCCATGAAACCAATGTAGAACGGTTTTACGTGATGGGCATGTTTCATGACTTGGGGCGTTTGCTATTATTGATGAATTTTGCCAACCCGGTAAAAGACATTGCGTTGCGGGTTAAAGAGAAGAAGGCATCTTTTCAACAGCTGGAGCGCGAAGTGATCGGTTGTGATCACGCAGAAGTGGGTGGGGCTCTCTTAAAAAGATGGAAGCTTCCGGAAAGCCTGAGTGAGCCGATTGCCTGTCAGCATGACCCATCAATAGCCATTAACTTTCCCGTGGAAGCCGCTATTCTCCACATTGCAGATATTATCGCCCATGCGCTGATTCTGGGAGGGAGCGGAGATCCGTTTGTTCCTCGATTGGACACTGAAGCCTGGAAAAAAATTGATCTCCCGGTGAGCTTGTTGCCGGCCATTGTCAATCAAGTGGATCGGCAGTTTCCGGGAGCGACTCAAATGTTTCTCCCTGAGGAGTGA